A genome region from Streptomyces xanthophaeus includes the following:
- a CDS encoding cytochrome b/b6 domain-containing protein translates to MTSTRGSAGPTGAVTPPPSEPTRRVARFTRAERWVHRVTAALTLLCVATAAALYVPQLAELVGRRDLVVTVHEWAGILLPAPFLAGLASAAFRADLRRLNRFGPHDRRWLRAVRRRDRRRASRPAGKFNAGQKIYASWIAGAVLVMLATGVLMWFTHLAPLVWRTSATFVHDWLALAIGVVLAGHIRMALADPEARRGMRTGSVERPWAEREHPLWLKDEPTDQHAERPEEGTEAG, encoded by the coding sequence ATGACGTCGACGCGTGGGTCGGCGGGTCCAACGGGCGCAGTGACACCCCCACCGTCTGAACCGACCCGACGGGTCGCCAGGTTCACCCGTGCCGAGCGCTGGGTCCACCGCGTGACCGCCGCGCTGACCCTGCTGTGCGTGGCGACCGCGGCCGCTCTGTACGTACCGCAGCTCGCCGAACTGGTCGGCCGTAGGGATCTCGTGGTGACGGTCCACGAATGGGCCGGGATCCTGCTGCCCGCGCCGTTCCTGGCCGGTCTCGCCTCGGCCGCCTTCCGTGCCGACCTGCGCAGGCTGAACCGCTTCGGACCGCACGACAGGAGGTGGCTGCGCGCGGTGCGGCGGCGCGACCGCCGGCGGGCGTCGCGGCCCGCGGGGAAGTTCAACGCCGGCCAGAAGATCTACGCGTCGTGGATCGCGGGCGCCGTCCTGGTGATGCTGGCGACCGGTGTGCTGATGTGGTTCACGCACCTGGCACCGCTGGTGTGGCGCACCAGCGCCACCTTCGTGCACGACTGGCTGGCCCTGGCCATAGGCGTGGTACTGGCCGGGCACATCAGGATGGCGCTCGCCGACCCGGAGGCACGGAGGGGGATGCGCACCGGGTCCGTCGAGCGCCCCTGGGCGGAGCGGGAGCACCCGCTGTGGCTGAAGGACGAGCCCACGGACCAGCACGCCGAACGGCCGGAGGAGGGTACGGAGGCCGGCTGA